GACCCACAGCCGGCGTGCACCGGACCAAGCTGTCAGTCGCAAGCGCGGCAAGCCCAGCACGCGCAATCGCAAACAAGAACGGCGCAAGTAACGCATGCTCGGCGAATTCAACATCGAAGGGGGCCGTGAGGGACACTTCCCATATTTCGGAGCGATGTCAAGGTCCGGCATGACAGATGGTCGAAATGGTCGCGGTGACGCCGGCTAGAGGCCGCGGCCTTTGAACTCCGGGGTGTAGTCGCGCTTGGCTGAGGAGAGGTCCTGGCAGTAGCCTTGTTCGAACCCGAGTTTGAGCAGGTAGGAACGGACTTCTTCGTATTCGGCTGGGAAGAGCCGGCGGTCCATGCCGGGTAGTTCTGCAGCACGGTAGGTCGGATAGTACTGGGCCATTAGGCTGATGTGGGTGCGGGTGCCGAGGTTGTCGGCAATCCATTCGAGGATGGCTTTGCTGTCGTCGGTATGGCCCGGAAGGACAAGGTGACGGATGATGAGGCCTTTCTCTATCACGCCGTACTCGTCGTAGCGGTTTGTGCCGACTTGTCGTTTCATTTCCATTATGGCCGGCCCGGCATACTCGGCGTAGTTCGGGGCAGAGGAGAAGTCCTTTGACAACTTGGGCGAGAAGTACTTGAAGTCGGGAAGGTAAACCTGAACAAGACCCTCCAGTCTGAGTAGGGTTTCCACTTTCTCGTAACCGTTGGAGTTCCAGACAATGGGAATCTTCAGCTTACTGCGGGCCTGTTTGAGCACTGGAATCAACTGCTCTGAGTAGTGCGTGGGTGTGACAAGGTTGATGTTGTGTGCGCCCTGCTGTTCGAGCTCAAGCATTATGGCAAGCAACCGGTCAGGTGAGACCTGGTGTCCGTGGCCAAGCTGGGAGATGTCATAGTTCTGGCAGAAGCGGCAGGAGAGGTTGCAGTGGGTGAAGAAGATGGT
This genomic interval from candidate division WOR-3 bacterium contains the following:
- a CDS encoding radical SAM protein, whose protein sequence is MPCRACPFECGVDRSHKLGVCRAPEEFIISQAQLHFWEEPPISGTRGSGTIFFTHCNLSCRFCQNYDISQLGHGHQVSPDRLLAIMLELEQQGAHNINLVTPTHYSEQLIPVLKQARSKLKIPIVWNSNGYEKVETLLRLEGLVQVYLPDFKYFSPKLSKDFSSAPNYAEYAGPAIMEMKRQVGTNRYDEYGVIEKGLIIRHLVLPGHTDDSKAILEWIADNLGTRTHISLMAQYYPTYRAAELPGMDRRLFPAEYEEVRSYLLKLGFEQGYCQDLSSAKRDYTPEFKGRGL